A single Suricata suricatta isolate VVHF042 chromosome 2, meerkat_22Aug2017_6uvM2_HiC, whole genome shotgun sequence DNA region contains:
- the KCNIP2 gene encoding Kv channel-interacting protein 2 isoform X1, translating to MRGQGRKESLSDSRDLDGSYDQLTGHPPGPTKKALKQRFLKLLPCCGPQALPSVSETLAVPASLRPHRPRPLDPDSVEDEFELSTVCHRPEGLEQLQEQTKFTRKELQVLYRGFKNECPSGIVNEENFKQIYSQFFPQGDSSTYATFLFNAFDTNHDGSVSFEDFVAGLSVILRGTIDDRLNWAFNLYDLNKDGCITKEEMLDIMKSIYDMMGKYTYPALREEAPREHVESFFQKMDRNKDGVVTIEEFIESCQKDENIMRSMQLFDNVI from the exons GCCACCCTCCAGGGCCCACTAAAAAAGCGCTGAAGCAGCGGTTCCTCAAGCTGCTGCCTTGCTGCGGGCCCCAAGCCCTGCCCTCAGTCAGTGAAA CATTAGCAGTCCCAGCCTCCCTCCGCCCCCACAGACCCCGCCCGCTGGACCCAG ACAGCGTGGAGGATGAGTTTGAACTGTCCACCGTGTGTCATCGGCCAGAGGGTCTGGAACAGCTGCAGGAGCAAACCAAGTTCACACGCAAGGAGTTGCAGGTCCTGTACCGGGGCTTCAAGAAT gaATGTCCCAGCGGAATTGTCAATGAGGAGAACTTCAAGCAGATTTACTCTCAGTTCTTTCCTCAAGGAG ACTCCAGCACATATGCCACTTTTCTCTTCAATGCCTTTGACACCAACCATGATGGCTCTGTCAGTTTTGAG gaCTTTGTGGCTGGTCTGTCGGTGATTCTTCGGGGAACCATAGATGACAGGCTAAACTGGGCCTTCAATCTGTATGACCTCAACAAAGATGGCTGCATCACCAAGGAG GAAATGCTTGATATCATGAAATCTATCTATGACATGATGGGCAAGTATACGTATCCTGCACTCCGAGAGGAGGCCCCAAGGGAGCATGTGGAGAGCTTCTTCCAG AAGATGGACAGGAACAAGGATGGTGTGGTGACCATTGAGGAATTCATTGAGTCTTGCCAGAAG GACGAGAACATCATGAGGTCCATGCAGCTCTTTGACAATGTCATCTAG
- the KCNIP2 gene encoding Kv channel-interacting protein 2 isoform X2, protein MRGQGRKESLSDSRDLDGSYDQLTGHPPGPTKKALKQRFLKLLPCCGPQALPSVSENSVEDEFELSTVCHRPEGLEQLQEQTKFTRKELQVLYRGFKNECPSGIVNEENFKQIYSQFFPQGDSSTYATFLFNAFDTNHDGSVSFEDFVAGLSVILRGTIDDRLNWAFNLYDLNKDGCITKEEMLDIMKSIYDMMGKYTYPALREEAPREHVESFFQKMDRNKDGVVTIEEFIESCQKDENIMRSMQLFDNVI, encoded by the exons GCCACCCTCCAGGGCCCACTAAAAAAGCGCTGAAGCAGCGGTTCCTCAAGCTGCTGCCTTGCTGCGGGCCCCAAGCCCTGCCCTCAGTCAGTGAAA ACAGCGTGGAGGATGAGTTTGAACTGTCCACCGTGTGTCATCGGCCAGAGGGTCTGGAACAGCTGCAGGAGCAAACCAAGTTCACACGCAAGGAGTTGCAGGTCCTGTACCGGGGCTTCAAGAAT gaATGTCCCAGCGGAATTGTCAATGAGGAGAACTTCAAGCAGATTTACTCTCAGTTCTTTCCTCAAGGAG ACTCCAGCACATATGCCACTTTTCTCTTCAATGCCTTTGACACCAACCATGATGGCTCTGTCAGTTTTGAG gaCTTTGTGGCTGGTCTGTCGGTGATTCTTCGGGGAACCATAGATGACAGGCTAAACTGGGCCTTCAATCTGTATGACCTCAACAAAGATGGCTGCATCACCAAGGAG GAAATGCTTGATATCATGAAATCTATCTATGACATGATGGGCAAGTATACGTATCCTGCACTCCGAGAGGAGGCCCCAAGGGAGCATGTGGAGAGCTTCTTCCAG AAGATGGACAGGAACAAGGATGGTGTGGTGACCATTGAGGAATTCATTGAGTCTTGCCAGAAG GACGAGAACATCATGAGGTCCATGCAGCTCTTTGACAATGTCATCTAG
- the KCNIP2 gene encoding Kv channel-interacting protein 2 isoform X3, whose amino-acid sequence MRGQGRKESLSDSRDLDGSYDQLTGHPPGPTKKALKQRFLKLLPCCGPQALPSVSETLAVPASLRPHRPRPLDPDSVEDEFELSTVCHRPEGLEQLQEQTKFTRKELQVLYRGFKNECPSGIVNEENFKQIYSQFFPQGDSSTYATFLFNAFDTNHDGSVSFEDFVAGLSVILRGTIDDRLNWAFNLYDLNKDGCITKEEMLDIMKSIYDMMGKYTYPALREEAPREHVESFFQVPGTGRWTGTRMVW is encoded by the exons GCCACCCTCCAGGGCCCACTAAAAAAGCGCTGAAGCAGCGGTTCCTCAAGCTGCTGCCTTGCTGCGGGCCCCAAGCCCTGCCCTCAGTCAGTGAAA CATTAGCAGTCCCAGCCTCCCTCCGCCCCCACAGACCCCGCCCGCTGGACCCAG ACAGCGTGGAGGATGAGTTTGAACTGTCCACCGTGTGTCATCGGCCAGAGGGTCTGGAACAGCTGCAGGAGCAAACCAAGTTCACACGCAAGGAGTTGCAGGTCCTGTACCGGGGCTTCAAGAAT gaATGTCCCAGCGGAATTGTCAATGAGGAGAACTTCAAGCAGATTTACTCTCAGTTCTTTCCTCAAGGAG ACTCCAGCACATATGCCACTTTTCTCTTCAATGCCTTTGACACCAACCATGATGGCTCTGTCAGTTTTGAG gaCTTTGTGGCTGGTCTGTCGGTGATTCTTCGGGGAACCATAGATGACAGGCTAAACTGGGCCTTCAATCTGTATGACCTCAACAAAGATGGCTGCATCACCAAGGAG GAAATGCTTGATATCATGAAATCTATCTATGACATGATGGGCAAGTATACGTATCCTGCACTCCGAGAGGAGGCCCCAAGGGAGCATGTGGAGAGCTTCTTCCAGGTGCCTGGGACTGG AAGATGGACAGGAACAAGGATGGTGTGGTGA